One genomic segment of Stigmatella erecta includes these proteins:
- a CDS encoding FHA domain-containing protein, protein MNDRAGFLTQVRSPLLVWETPPAQSHELQWVTHSGVCSQRPTSSDPLIFEVRKVEHARPSGLAFGITLGRAANNDIMLDDSTVSRFHASFQQEERTGVWYLNDAESQNGSFVDGARVSPRLPAPLTSGSSLGFGDVRVLFLLPESFVDWVFTRMVRSFPGAPPGGKLNR, encoded by the coding sequence TTGAATGACCGGGCCGGTTTTCTCACGCAGGTGCGCTCGCCCTTGCTGGTGTGGGAGACGCCTCCGGCCCAGTCGCACGAGCTGCAGTGGGTGACGCACTCGGGCGTCTGCTCGCAGCGCCCCACGTCGTCGGATCCGCTCATCTTCGAGGTGCGCAAGGTCGAACATGCCCGGCCCTCGGGCCTGGCGTTCGGCATCACCCTGGGACGCGCGGCCAACAACGACATCATGTTGGATGACTCCACGGTGAGCCGCTTCCACGCCTCCTTCCAGCAGGAGGAGCGCACGGGCGTGTGGTACCTGAACGATGCGGAGAGCCAGAACGGCTCCTTCGTGGATGGGGCCCGTGTCAGCCCCCGGTTGCCCGCCCCGCTGACGAGTGGCTCTAGCCTGGGCTTCGGGGATGTCCGCGTGCTGTTCCTGCTCCCCGAGTCCTTCGTGGACTGGGTGTTCACCCGCATGGTCCGGTCCTTTCCGGGCGCCCCGCCCGGCGGGAAGCTCAACCGCTGA
- the fghA gene encoding S-formylglutathione hydrolase, translating into MSSPLTLASEHRCFGGSVAFYRHASQACGGEMRFGVFTPPQAASRKVPVLYYLAGLTCTEETFLAKGGAPRLAAELGVMLVAPDTSPRGAGLPGEDDAWDFGTGAGFYVDATQAPWSSRYRMYTYVTQELPALVAGHLPARPDREGIFGHSMGGHGALVCALRQPGRYRSVSAFAPIAAPMRCPWGQKAFGGYLGPDTEAWKAWDASELVRGVRQPLPTLLVDQGTRDKFLAEQLLPEQLREACAAVGQPLTLRMQEGYDHSYFFVSTFMEDHLRHHAAALNA; encoded by the coding sequence ATGAGCTCGCCCCTGACGCTCGCCTCGGAACACCGCTGCTTTGGTGGCAGCGTGGCCTTCTACCGGCATGCCTCGCAGGCCTGTGGCGGGGAGATGCGCTTCGGCGTCTTCACGCCGCCCCAGGCCGCCTCCCGCAAGGTGCCGGTGCTCTACTACCTGGCGGGGCTCACCTGCACGGAGGAGACCTTCCTGGCCAAGGGGGGCGCCCCGCGGCTCGCCGCGGAGCTGGGGGTGATGCTCGTGGCCCCCGACACCAGCCCGCGCGGCGCGGGCCTCCCCGGTGAGGACGACGCGTGGGACTTTGGCACCGGGGCGGGCTTCTACGTGGATGCCACCCAGGCCCCCTGGTCCTCGCGCTACCGCATGTACACGTACGTCACGCAGGAGCTGCCCGCGCTGGTGGCCGGGCACCTGCCTGCCCGCCCGGACCGCGAGGGCATCTTCGGCCACTCCATGGGCGGCCATGGGGCGCTCGTCTGCGCGCTGCGCCAGCCGGGCCGGTACCGCTCCGTCTCCGCGTTCGCCCCCATCGCCGCGCCCATGCGCTGCCCCTGGGGACAGAAGGCCTTTGGGGGCTACCTCGGGCCGGACACCGAGGCGTGGAAGGCGTGGGATGCCAGCGAGCTGGTGCGCGGGGTGCGCCAGCCCTTGCCCACGCTGCTCGTGGACCAGGGCACGCGGGACAAGTTCCTCGCCGAGCAGCTCCTCCCCGAGCAGCTCCGCGAGGCCTGTGCCGCCGTGGGACAACCCCTCACCCTGCGCATGCAGGAGGGCTACGACCACAGTTACTTTTTCGTCTCTACCTTCATGGAGGATCACCTGCGCCACCACGCCGCCGCGCTGAATGCGTGA
- a CDS encoding S-(hydroxymethyl)glutathione dehydrogenase/class III alcohol dehydrogenase, producing MDVRAAVAFEAGKPLSIETVQLEGPKAGEVLVELKATGVCHTDDYTLSGKDPEGLFPAILGHEGAGVVVDVGPGVTSVKRGDHVIPLYTPECRQCEYCLSRRTNLCQAIRQTQGQGLMPDGTSRFKLGKTPLHHYMGTSTFAQYTVLPEIAVAKIREDAPFEKVCYIGCGVTTGIGAVVYTAQVKPGSNVVVFGLGGIGLNVIQGARMVGANMIIGVDINPARRELATKLGMTHFVNPKEVGSDLVKYLVDLTKGGADYSFECIGNVQTMRQALECCHKGWGESIIIGVAAAGQEISTRPFQLVTGRVWKGSAFGGARGRTDVPRIVDWYMEGKIQIDPLITYTVPLENISQAFDMMHRGESIRSVVRY from the coding sequence ATGGACGTTCGCGCGGCGGTCGCGTTCGAGGCGGGCAAGCCCCTGAGCATCGAGACGGTGCAGCTCGAGGGGCCCAAGGCGGGCGAAGTGCTCGTGGAGCTGAAGGCCACCGGGGTCTGCCACACCGATGACTACACCCTGTCGGGCAAGGATCCCGAGGGGCTCTTCCCGGCCATCCTGGGCCACGAGGGGGCCGGGGTGGTGGTGGACGTGGGGCCCGGGGTGACGTCGGTGAAGCGGGGGGACCACGTCATTCCCCTCTACACCCCGGAGTGCCGGCAGTGTGAGTACTGCCTGTCGCGCCGGACGAACCTCTGTCAGGCCATCCGCCAGACGCAGGGCCAGGGGCTGATGCCGGACGGCACCAGCCGCTTCAAGCTCGGCAAGACGCCCCTCCACCACTACATGGGCACCTCCACCTTCGCCCAGTACACGGTGCTGCCGGAGATCGCCGTGGCGAAGATCCGCGAGGACGCGCCCTTCGAGAAGGTCTGCTACATCGGCTGCGGGGTGACGACCGGCATCGGCGCCGTCGTTTACACCGCCCAGGTGAAGCCCGGCAGCAACGTGGTCGTCTTCGGCCTGGGCGGCATCGGGCTCAACGTGATTCAGGGCGCGCGCATGGTGGGCGCGAACATGATCATCGGGGTGGACATCAACCCCGCGCGGCGCGAGCTCGCCACGAAGCTCGGCATGACGCACTTCGTGAACCCCAAGGAGGTGGGGAGCGATCTCGTGAAGTACCTGGTGGACCTCACCAAGGGGGGGGCGGACTACAGCTTCGAGTGCATCGGCAACGTGCAGACGATGCGCCAGGCCCTGGAGTGCTGCCACAAGGGCTGGGGCGAGAGCATCATCATCGGCGTGGCGGCCGCGGGGCAGGAGATCAGCACCCGGCCGTTCCAGCTCGTCACCGGGCGCGTGTGGAAGGGCTCGGCCTTCGGCGGCGCGCGCGGCCGCACGGACGTGCCCCGCATCGTGGACTGGTACATGGAGGGGAAGATCCAGATCGATCCGCTCATCACCTACACGGTGCCGCTGGAGAACATCTCCCAGGCCTTCGACATGATGCACCGCGGGGAGTCCATCCGCAGCGTGGTGAGGTACTGA
- a CDS encoding SIR2 family NAD-dependent protein deacylase encodes MSPDDLHRAADVLRSAEALLIGAGAGMGVDSGLPDFRGSEGFWRAYPAYAKLGLDFAAMAHPRWFQKNPSFAWGFYGHRLGLYRATQPHPGFALLRAWAERMPRGAFVFTSNVDGQFQKAGFAEDRILEIHGSIHAMQCLGGCGGLFPADPYAVQVDPETFRAEAPLPTCPSCGALLRPNILMFGDGGWDSSRTEEQEQRLVAWLETVKPGTLAVIECGAGTAIPSVRRFCEQVASAGRGTLIRLNVREPQVPPQGIGLPVTALAGLRAIAEELDPGRQLR; translated from the coding sequence ATGAGCCCCGACGACCTCCACCGTGCCGCCGATGTCCTCCGCTCCGCCGAAGCGCTCCTCATCGGAGCCGGGGCGGGGATGGGGGTGGACTCGGGCCTGCCAGACTTCCGTGGAAGTGAAGGCTTCTGGCGGGCCTATCCCGCCTACGCGAAGCTCGGCCTCGACTTCGCCGCCATGGCCCATCCCCGGTGGTTCCAGAAGAACCCCTCCTTCGCCTGGGGGTTCTATGGCCACCGGCTCGGGCTGTATCGCGCGACACAGCCGCACCCCGGGTTCGCGCTGCTGCGCGCCTGGGCGGAGCGCATGCCGCGGGGCGCCTTCGTCTTCACCTCCAACGTGGATGGGCAGTTCCAGAAGGCGGGCTTTGCCGAGGACCGGATCCTGGAGATCCACGGCTCCATCCACGCCATGCAGTGCCTGGGCGGATGCGGGGGACTCTTCCCCGCGGACCCGTACGCGGTGCAGGTGGATCCCGAGACGTTCCGGGCCGAGGCGCCCCTGCCCACGTGCCCTTCCTGCGGCGCGCTCTTGCGGCCCAACATCCTCATGTTCGGGGATGGAGGCTGGGATTCCTCGCGCACCGAGGAACAGGAGCAGCGGCTCGTGGCGTGGCTGGAGACGGTGAAGCCCGGAACGCTGGCGGTCATCGAGTGCGGGGCGGGCACGGCCATTCCCTCGGTGCGGCGCTTCTGCGAGCAGGTGGCCTCGGCGGGGCGGGGGACGCTGATCCGCCTCAACGTGCGCGAGCCCCAGGTCCCCCCCCAGGGCATCGGCCTGCCGGTGACGGCCCTGGCGGGCCTGCGCGCCATCGCAGAGGAATTGGATCCGGGGCGGCAACTTCGATAG
- a CDS encoding dienelactone hydrolase family protein: MTRVLGVLVGLMALTAAAKPVQKPVKYELDGTKFEGVLVYDDSVKKPRPGLVMVPNWLGINEPTLKMAANVAGKQYIVFVTDMYGEAVRPKNQQEAGQAAGAVKGDRKLMRARVNKGLELLRAEGKAAKLDDKKVGAIGFCFGGTSVLELARSGASVAGVVSFHGGLDAPVPAAENALTAKVLALHGADDPFVPATEVKGFEDEMRKAKADWELVSYGGAVHSFTEPEANAPGQAQYNAKVAKRAFQAMNNFFAEAFGG; this comes from the coding sequence ATGACGCGAGTACTGGGAGTGCTGGTGGGCCTGATGGCCCTGACGGCGGCGGCCAAGCCCGTGCAGAAGCCGGTGAAGTACGAGCTGGACGGGACGAAGTTCGAGGGCGTGCTGGTCTACGACGACTCGGTGAAGAAGCCGCGGCCGGGGCTCGTCATGGTCCCCAACTGGCTGGGCATCAACGAGCCCACCCTGAAGATGGCGGCCAACGTGGCCGGCAAGCAGTACATCGTCTTCGTCACCGACATGTACGGCGAGGCCGTGCGCCCCAAGAATCAGCAGGAGGCGGGCCAGGCGGCCGGCGCGGTGAAGGGCGACCGCAAGCTCATGCGCGCGCGCGTGAACAAGGGACTGGAGCTGCTGCGCGCCGAGGGCAAGGCGGCGAAGCTCGACGACAAGAAGGTGGGCGCCATCGGGTTCTGCTTCGGCGGCACCAGCGTGCTGGAGCTGGCGCGCAGCGGCGCCAGCGTGGCCGGCGTGGTGTCCTTCCACGGCGGCCTGGATGCGCCAGTGCCCGCGGCCGAGAACGCCCTCACCGCCAAGGTGCTGGCGCTGCACGGCGCGGATGATCCGTTCGTCCCCGCCACCGAGGTGAAAGGCTTCGAGGACGAGATGCGCAAGGCCAAGGCGGACTGGGAGCTGGTGTCCTACGGCGGCGCGGTGCACAGCTTCACCGAGCCGGAGGCCAACGCGCCGGGCCAGGCCCAGTACAACGCCAAGGTGGCCAAGCGGGCCTTCCAGGCGATGAACAACTTCTTCGCCGAGGCGTTCGGGGGCTAA
- the clpB gene encoding ATP-dependent chaperone ClpB: MRLDKYTVKAQEAIQAGQTLARRADNPSYEPEHLAAALLEQKDGIVEPVLRKIGADSKLFAARLGEALEKIPRMQGGESALLSQRLLKTFDKAEDEAKGLKDEFISSEHLLLALTHDKGTVGEVLKSSGVTRERVMSGLKDVRGSARVTSQDAESTYQALEKYGRDLTASARAGKLDPVIGRDEEIRRCIQVLSRRTKNNPVLIGEPGVGKTAIAEGMARRIVDGDVPESLKNKRLITLDLGSMVAGAKYRGEFEERLKAVLKEVSDAAGEIILFIDEMHTLVGAGKAEGAMDAGNMLKPALARGELHCIGATTLDEYRKHIEKDAALERRFQPVMVGEPSVHDTISILRGLKERYEVHHGVRIQDQALVAAANLSHRYIADRFLPDKAIDLVDEASSRLRIEIDSMPTEIDDIRRKMTQLEIERQGLKKETDPHSQERLGQIEKELANLSERFTSLKAHWDAEKAAITGIRALKEKLEKAKNDQAAAERQGDLNRAAELKFGVLPSLEKEVAAQNAKLAELQKSQKFLKEEVDAEDIAEVVAKWTHIPVSKLLEGEVQKLVKMEDRLADRVIGQRSAIEAVSNAVRRARSGLQDPNRPIGSFIFLGPTGVGKTETAKALAEFLFDDDTSMIRIDMSEYMEKHSVARLVGAPPGYVGYDEGGQLTEAVRRRPYSVILFDEIEKAHHDVFNILLQILDEGRLTDSQGRTVDFKNTVLILTSNIGSQALQEGMAGKETLDERTRGEVMEALRGHFRPEFLNRVDEIVLFEPLKRSEIHRIVDLQLARLQKLMADKRLTLELTDAARNLLGERGYDPTYGARPLKRVIQKHLMDPLALKVLGGEFLPGDHIQADVAGDGLTFGKVLVDTTREGKSARTA, translated from the coding sequence ATGCGACTCGACAAATACACGGTGAAGGCGCAGGAGGCGATCCAGGCGGGTCAGACCCTGGCCCGTCGTGCGGACAACCCCAGCTACGAGCCCGAGCACCTGGCGGCCGCGCTTCTGGAACAGAAGGACGGCATCGTGGAGCCCGTGCTGCGGAAGATCGGCGCGGACTCGAAGCTGTTCGCGGCGCGGTTGGGTGAGGCGCTCGAGAAGATTCCCCGCATGCAGGGCGGCGAGAGCGCGCTGCTCAGCCAGCGTCTGCTGAAGACGTTCGACAAGGCCGAGGACGAGGCCAAGGGGCTCAAGGACGAGTTCATCTCGTCCGAGCACCTGCTGCTGGCGCTGACGCACGACAAGGGCACGGTGGGCGAGGTGCTCAAGTCCTCCGGCGTCACGCGGGAGCGCGTGATGTCCGGCCTGAAGGACGTGCGCGGCTCGGCCCGGGTGACCAGCCAGGACGCGGAGTCCACCTACCAGGCGCTGGAGAAGTACGGGCGGGACCTGACGGCCTCCGCGCGGGCGGGCAAGCTCGATCCGGTCATCGGCCGGGACGAGGAGATCCGCCGCTGCATCCAGGTGCTCAGCCGCCGCACGAAGAACAACCCGGTGCTCATCGGTGAGCCGGGCGTGGGCAAGACGGCCATCGCCGAGGGCATGGCGCGGCGCATCGTCGATGGGGACGTGCCCGAGAGCCTGAAGAACAAGCGGCTCATCACCCTGGACCTGGGCTCCATGGTGGCCGGCGCGAAGTACCGCGGCGAGTTCGAGGAGCGCCTCAAGGCGGTCCTCAAGGAAGTGTCCGACGCGGCCGGTGAAATCATCCTGTTCATCGACGAGATGCACACCCTGGTGGGCGCCGGCAAGGCCGAGGGCGCGATGGACGCGGGTAACATGCTCAAGCCGGCGCTGGCGCGCGGCGAGCTGCACTGCATCGGCGCCACCACGCTGGATGAGTACCGCAAGCACATCGAGAAGGACGCGGCCCTGGAGCGGCGCTTCCAGCCGGTCATGGTGGGCGAGCCCTCCGTACATGACACCATCAGCATCCTGCGCGGCCTGAAGGAGCGCTACGAGGTACACCACGGCGTGCGCATCCAGGACCAGGCCCTGGTGGCCGCCGCCAACCTCTCGCACCGCTACATCGCCGACCGGTTCCTGCCCGACAAGGCGATCGACCTGGTGGACGAGGCCTCCAGCCGGCTGCGCATCGAGATCGACTCGATGCCCACGGAGATCGACGACATCCGCCGGAAGATGACCCAGCTGGAAATCGAGCGGCAGGGCCTGAAGAAGGAGACGGATCCGCACTCCCAGGAGCGGCTGGGCCAGATCGAGAAGGAGCTGGCCAACCTCAGCGAGCGCTTCACCTCGCTCAAGGCGCACTGGGACGCGGAGAAGGCGGCCATCACGGGCATCCGCGCGCTGAAGGAGAAGCTGGAGAAGGCCAAGAACGACCAGGCGGCAGCCGAGCGTCAGGGCGACCTGAACCGCGCCGCGGAGCTGAAGTTCGGCGTGCTGCCCTCGCTGGAGAAGGAGGTGGCGGCGCAGAACGCGAAGCTGGCCGAGCTCCAGAAGAGCCAGAAGTTCCTCAAGGAGGAGGTGGACGCGGAGGACATCGCCGAGGTGGTGGCCAAGTGGACGCACATCCCGGTGTCCAAGCTCCTGGAGGGCGAGGTCCAGAAGCTGGTGAAGATGGAGGACCGGCTGGCGGACCGGGTGATTGGGCAGCGCAGCGCCATCGAGGCGGTGTCCAACGCGGTGCGCCGCGCGCGCAGCGGGTTGCAGGATCCGAACCGGCCCATCGGCTCGTTCATCTTCCTGGGCCCCACGGGCGTGGGAAAGACCGAGACGGCCAAGGCGCTGGCGGAGTTCCTCTTCGATGACGACACCTCGATGATCCGCATCGACATGTCCGAGTACATGGAGAAGCACTCCGTGGCCCGGCTCGTCGGCGCGCCTCCGGGCTACGTGGGCTACGACGAGGGCGGCCAGCTCACCGAGGCCGTGCGGCGGCGGCCCTACTCCGTCATCCTGTTCGACGAAATCGAGAAGGCGCACCACGATGTCTTCAACATCCTGCTGCAGATCCTCGACGAGGGCCGGCTGACGGACAGCCAGGGGCGCACGGTGGACTTCAAGAACACGGTGCTCATCCTCACCTCCAACATCGGCTCACAGGCGCTCCAGGAGGGCATGGCGGGCAAGGAGACGCTGGACGAGCGGACGCGGGGCGAGGTGATGGAGGCGCTGCGAGGGCATTTCCGGCCCGAGTTCCTCAACCGCGTGGACGAGATCGTCCTCTTCGAGCCGCTCAAGCGCTCGGAGATCCACCGCATCGTCGACCTGCAGCTGGCGCGGCTTCAGAAGCTGATGGCGGACAAGCGGCTGACGCTGGAGCTGACGGACGCGGCGCGCAACCTCCTGGGCGAGCGGGGGTATGACCCGACGTACGGGGCGCGGCCCCTGAAGCGCGTCATCCAGAAGCACCTGATGGACCCGCTGGCGCTCAAGGTGCTGGGGGGCGAGTTCCTGCCGGGAGACCACATCCAGGCGGATGTGGCCGGCGATGGGCTCACCTTCGGCAAGGTGCTCGTGGACACCACCCGCGAGGGCAAGTCCGCCCGGACCGCCTGA